In a single window of the Flavivirga spongiicola genome:
- a CDS encoding efflux RND transporter permease subunit: MFKLFTANFWDVTARLILRNKIIILLGIIITTYLFSTQWDNMRFTYTEANLLPDDHEVNITYNNFLKIFGEEGNLIVLGVKDSTLFTVEKLNAWNKLSEGFKKYNEVETVVSIKDLQKLIKDTKNEKFNLEPFIKDSISSIAQVETLQEELFKKYPFYDNFLFNNKTKTIRTAIYLDKAIVNTAARKDFVVDILIPSIDAFQESNNLDVRISGMPYIRTLNSQNIIDEINLFVLAALLVTSLIFFFFFRSFRATFISLVVVCIGVMWTLGILGLLNYEITVLTALIPPLIIVIGIPNCIFLINKYQHEVKLHGNKVKSLQRVITKIGNATLMTNVTTASGFATFILTESTLLKEFGIVASLSILAIFILCLLIIPIIYTFLPFPKDRHLEHLNKRWIGGFVNWMEHMVRQKRIAIYTTSLILLIASIIGIYQIKISGSLIEDMPQESGFVNDIRFFEEEFNGIMPLEIMIDTKRKKGVMKLSTLKRMDQLEDLIIETPELSKPISVVGLVKYSKQAYYNGNTKFYQLPTSQENSFILSYAKNSSSNVDLLKNFVDSTGQYARITTFMKDVGTDKMERIEENLETKINKVFPEERYDVTMTGKALVFQKGTKYLVKNLAISLSLAIFLISLFMAYMFRSGRMIIVSLIPNLLPLLVTAGLMGYLGVPIKPSTILVFSIAFGISVDDTIHFLAKYRQELQANHWKIKVSVYGALRETGVSMFYTSIVLFFGFSVFTISSFGGTVALGALVSATLLFAMLSNLLLLPSLLLSLERSIANKEVLREPAINIIPEEDEDE, translated from the coding sequence ATGTTTAAACTTTTTACAGCCAACTTTTGGGACGTTACCGCCAGATTGATTTTACGCAATAAAATCATCATTCTGCTTGGAATTATAATAACCACATATCTTTTTAGCACCCAGTGGGATAATATGCGTTTCACTTATACTGAGGCTAATTTACTACCGGATGACCATGAGGTAAATATAACTTACAATAACTTTTTAAAAATCTTTGGGGAAGAAGGGAACCTTATCGTTCTTGGTGTAAAAGATAGCACCCTTTTTACAGTTGAAAAATTAAATGCCTGGAATAAGCTCTCCGAAGGTTTTAAAAAATATAATGAAGTTGAAACAGTTGTTTCTATTAAAGACCTTCAAAAGCTTATAAAAGATACTAAAAATGAAAAATTTAATTTAGAACCGTTTATAAAAGACTCTATTTCGTCTATTGCACAAGTCGAAACGCTTCAAGAAGAACTCTTTAAAAAATATCCTTTTTACGATAATTTTTTATTCAATAATAAAACAAAAACTATTCGAACGGCTATATATTTAGACAAAGCTATTGTAAACACAGCTGCCAGAAAGGATTTTGTAGTTGATATTTTAATACCTAGTATAGATGCCTTTCAGGAATCGAATAATTTAGATGTTAGAATATCTGGAATGCCTTATATAAGAACATTAAATTCTCAAAACATTATAGATGAAATAAATCTATTTGTTCTTGCGGCGTTATTGGTGACCTCTTTAATTTTCTTTTTCTTTTTCAGATCGTTCAGAGCTACTTTTATTTCACTGGTCGTAGTATGCATTGGGGTGATGTGGACTCTTGGGATATTGGGTTTACTAAACTATGAGATTACTGTTTTAACGGCATTAATTCCGCCTTTAATTATTGTAATAGGTATTCCAAACTGTATTTTTTTAATCAATAAATACCAGCACGAAGTTAAATTACATGGTAATAAAGTAAAATCATTACAACGGGTTATCACCAAAATTGGGAATGCCACTTTAATGACCAATGTAACGACAGCATCCGGTTTTGCTACATTTATACTAACAGAAAGCACATTATTAAAAGAGTTTGGTATTGTGGCATCTTTAAGTATTTTAGCCATTTTTATTTTATGCCTGCTTATTATTCCTATTATTTACACCTTTTTACCTTTTCCTAAAGACCGTCATTTAGAGCATTTAAACAAACGCTGGATAGGTGGTTTTGTAAATTGGATGGAACACATGGTAAGGCAAAAACGTATTGCCATTTATACCACATCTTTAATTCTACTTATAGCCAGTATTATTGGGATTTATCAAATTAAAATATCAGGTAGCTTAATTGAAGACATGCCGCAAGAATCCGGCTTTGTAAATGACATCCGTTTTTTTGAAGAGGAGTTTAATGGTATAATGCCTTTAGAAATTATGATTGACACTAAGCGTAAAAAAGGTGTTATGAAACTTTCTACTTTGAAACGCATGGATCAATTAGAGGATTTAATTATTGAAACTCCAGAATTGTCTAAACCAATCTCTGTAGTCGGTTTAGTTAAGTACTCTAAACAAGCTTATTATAATGGTAATACTAAATTCTATCAATTACCGACATCTCAAGAAAATAGTTTCATCCTATCATATGCTAAAAACTCATCTTCAAACGTAGACTTACTTAAGAACTTTGTTGATAGTACTGGTCAATATGCTCGTATTACAACATTTATGAAAGATGTAGGAACCGATAAAATGGAACGCATTGAAGAAAATCTAGAAACCAAAATAAACAAAGTTTTTCCAGAGGAAAGGTACGATGTTACCATGACAGGGAAAGCCTTGGTCTTTCAAAAAGGCACCAAATATCTTGTTAAGAATTTAGCAATATCATTATCACTTGCCATCTTTTTAATATCCCTATTTATGGCATATATGTTTAGGTCGGGAAGAATGATTATTGTATCGTTAATACCAAACTTATTACCATTGTTAGTAACAGCAGGTTTAATGGGCTATTTAGGAGTTCCTATAAAACCTTCAACTATATTAGTATTTAGTATTGCTTTTGGTATTTCTGTAGATGATACCATTCACTTTTTAGCAAAATATCGTCAAGAACTTCAAGCGAACCATTGGAAAATTAAAGTCTCTGTTTATGGTGCTTTACGTGAAACCGGAGTTAGTATGTTTTATACTTCTATCGTATTATTCTTTGGATTTTCGGTATTTACTATTTCAAGCTTTGGTGGCACCGTTGCATTAGGAGCCTTAGTCTCTGCTACCCTGCTATTTGCCATGTTATCAAACCTTCTTTTATTACCCTCTCTGTTACTATCGCTAGAGCGTAGTATTGCGAATAAAGAAGTACTAAGAGAACCGGCTATTAATATTATACCTGAAGAAGACGAAGATGAATAA
- a CDS encoding DUF5686 family protein: MIKHFSLLLCFICATFTYAQRSSENILEPAQDSIKKNEFIKHLGNGYLPTKYFNFDLRYLIKYNQYEGVRTGIGGVTNDNFSEKYRINSYGVYGFRDHRFKYSIGGGFRLAKKTNTWINLTYTNDLQETGSTKFLTDGRFFQFFEPRLLNIDLFHKLVTKSINLEHQLNPKLLTETELAVSNIDPTYNYGYVLDNNIVNSFHLTTAKLSLQWNPFSKFEILENELKETKKGYPQFTLQYTKSFKDVFKSDFNFSKLDFRTIYKIGNENDGVSEITLVSGITNGNTPLTHLYHAYPNNITKETIMQRFSVAGLNSFETMYFNEFFSDKFTTVQLKHYLKPFNISEHYKPQIVLITRYALGDIKQPELHQNVTFGSLKKGYTESGFEINKLLFGFGLSFTYRYGAYHLSEFSDNVAFKFTFNVSL, encoded by the coding sequence ATGATAAAACACTTTTCCCTCTTACTTTGTTTTATTTGTGCAACCTTTACATATGCGCAAAGGTCATCAGAAAACATTTTAGAACCCGCTCAGGATTCTATTAAAAAAAATGAATTTATTAAACACCTTGGTAACGGGTATCTACCTACCAAATATTTCAACTTCGATTTAAGATATTTAATTAAATACAACCAATATGAGGGTGTAAGAACAGGCATAGGTGGGGTTACTAATGACAACTTTTCTGAAAAATACCGTATAAATAGCTATGGCGTATATGGTTTTAGAGATCATCGTTTTAAATATAGCATCGGTGGAGGTTTTAGATTAGCTAAAAAAACAAATACCTGGATAAATCTAACCTATACTAATGATTTACAGGAAACAGGAAGCACTAAGTTTTTAACAGATGGCCGGTTCTTTCAATTTTTTGAACCTCGCTTATTAAACATAGATTTGTTTCACAAACTTGTTACAAAATCTATAAATTTAGAGCATCAATTAAATCCCAAATTATTAACAGAAACTGAATTGGCCGTTAGTAATATAGATCCTACTTACAACTACGGATATGTTTTAGACAATAATATAGTTAACTCTTTTCATTTAACTACAGCTAAGTTGTCTTTACAATGGAATCCGTTTAGTAAGTTTGAAATTTTAGAGAACGAATTAAAAGAAACTAAAAAAGGCTATCCACAGTTTACACTTCAATATACCAAGAGCTTTAAAGATGTTTTTAAAAGTGATTTTAACTTTTCTAAATTAGATTTTAGAACTATTTATAAAATTGGAAATGAAAATGATGGGGTTTCTGAAATAACTTTAGTTTCTGGAATAACAAATGGTAATACACCGTTAACACACTTGTATCATGCTTACCCCAATAATATTACCAAAGAAACTATTATGCAACGTTTTTCGGTAGCTGGACTAAATAGCTTTGAAACCATGTATTTTAATGAGTTCTTCTCAGACAAGTTCACGACAGTACAGTTGAAGCATTATTTAAAACCTTTTAATATTTCAGAACATTATAAACCGCAAATCGTTTTAATAACTCGATATGCCTTAGGGGATATAAAACAACCTGAATTGCATCAAAATGTAACTTTTGGATCTTTAAAAAAAGGATACACAGAATCTGGGTTTGAAATTAATAAATTGCTGTTTGGCTTTGGCTTAAGCTTTACATACCGCTACGGCGCCTATCATTTATCAGAATTTAGTGACAATGTTGCTTTTAAGTTTACATTTAACGTCTCTTTATAA
- the frr gene encoding ribosome recycling factor translates to MNEDIQFILDSTKEAMDNALKHLEKQFVNIRAGKASPAMLGSVMVDYYGSQTPLSQVANVNTPDGRTITVQPWEKSMLQEIERGIAYANLGFNPMNNGETIIINVPPLTEERRRDLAKQAKSEAEDAKVSIRTARKDANHDIKKVDDISEDLIKNAEIDVQQMTDTYVKKVDDLFDIKEKEIMTV, encoded by the coding sequence ATGAACGAAGACATACAATTTATATTAGATTCAACAAAAGAAGCTATGGATAATGCTCTGAAGCATTTAGAAAAGCAATTTGTTAATATTAGAGCAGGGAAAGCCAGTCCTGCTATGCTTGGTAGCGTCATGGTAGATTATTATGGGTCACAAACGCCATTAAGTCAAGTTGCTAATGTAAATACACCGGATGGAAGAACCATTACCGTTCAACCTTGGGAAAAAAGTATGCTACAAGAAATAGAACGTGGTATAGCCTATGCAAACCTTGGTTTTAACCCAATGAATAATGGTGAAACTATCATTATTAACGTTCCACCTTTAACAGAAGAACGTCGACGTGATTTAGCAAAACAAGCTAAATCTGAAGCTGAGGATGCTAAAGTTAGTATAAGAACAGCTCGTAAAGATGCTAATCACGACATTAAAAAAGTAGACGATATATCGGAAGATTTAATAAAGAATGCTGAAATTGACGTACAACAAATGACTGATACTTACGTTAAAAAGGTTGATGATCTTTTCGATATAAAAGAAAAGGAAATTATGACCGTATAA
- the pyrH gene encoding UMP kinase, translated as MKYKRILLKLSGEALMGDRQYGIDPERLAEYAQDIKTITNKGVEVAIVIGGGNIFRGVAGASKGMDRVQGDHMGMLATVINGLALQGALEDADIPTRLQTAIKINEVAEPFIRRKAMRHLEKGRVVIFGGGTGNPYFTTDSAAVLRAIEIEADVILKGTRVDGIYNKDPEKDNNAIKFNFISFDDVLRKGLKVMDTTAFTLSQENELPIIVFDMNKKGNLLKVVSGEKIGTEVNL; from the coding sequence GTGAAATACAAAAGAATACTCCTTAAACTATCAGGGGAAGCATTAATGGGAGATCGCCAATATGGTATCGACCCAGAGCGATTAGCAGAATATGCACAAGACATAAAAACCATTACAAATAAAGGTGTAGAAGTTGCCATTGTTATTGGAGGTGGAAACATCTTTAGAGGTGTCGCAGGAGCTAGCAAAGGTATGGACCGTGTACAAGGTGACCATATGGGTATGCTGGCAACCGTTATTAATGGTTTAGCCTTACAAGGCGCTTTAGAAGATGCCGATATACCAACACGTTTACAAACAGCAATTAAAATTAACGAAGTTGCCGAGCCTTTTATTAGAAGAAAAGCCATGCGTCATTTAGAAAAAGGACGTGTCGTTATTTTTGGCGGTGGTACAGGAAACCCTTATTTCACTACAGATTCTGCTGCCGTTTTAAGGGCTATAGAGATTGAAGCAGATGTTATTTTAAAAGGAACCCGTGTTGATGGCATTTATAATAAAGATCCCGAAAAAGATAACAATGCTATTAAATTTAATTTCATATCTTTTGATGATGTTTTACGTAAAGGGTTAAAAGTAATGGATACCACAGCATTTACGCTTAGCCAAGAAAATGAATTACCTATTATTGTTTTCGATATGAATAAAAAAGGTAATTTATTAAAAGTAGTTTCTGGCGAAAAAATTGGTACTGAAGTTAACTTATAA
- a CDS encoding TlpA disulfide reductase family protein produces the protein MKKLATILMVFNLLTISSFSQIDSIAINKMRHPEALLNKKLPDFSGTSLSGISWDNSKIKGKVILINFWFIGCPPCMKEIEYLNQINKEYKDKDFVLLSIAPQIAEDLNSFNNKEYQENVPSQVRKVLKAPIIEYEIIPVCDTKKYSDYTKMGIECNYTYNNFNVLGFPTTFIIDKDGIIKYIKTGFAVNSNSDKQLIIGEYKKVINELLEK, from the coding sequence ATGAAAAAACTAGCAACCATATTAATGGTTTTCAATTTACTAACAATTAGTTCATTTAGTCAAATAGATTCAATTGCTATTAATAAAATGCGGCACCCAGAAGCTTTATTAAATAAAAAGCTTCCTGATTTTTCAGGTACAAGCTTATCAGGTATTTCATGGGATAATAGTAAAATTAAAGGAAAAGTAATTCTTATCAACTTTTGGTTTATAGGTTGCCCTCCTTGCATGAAAGAAATAGAATATTTAAATCAAATTAATAAAGAGTATAAAGACAAGGATTTTGTTTTATTATCAATAGCACCCCAAATTGCAGAAGATTTAAATTCTTTTAATAATAAAGAATACCAAGAAAATGTTCCGTCTCAAGTTAGAAAAGTCTTAAAAGCACCTATCATTGAATATGAAATTATTCCCGTTTGCGATACTAAGAAATATAGTGACTATACAAAAATGGGAATTGAATGTAATTATACTTATAATAACTTCAATGTTTTAGGGTTTCCAACAACTTTTATAATAGACAAAGATGGCATTATAAAATACATTAAGACAGGGTTTGCTGTAAATTCGAATAGCGACAAACAATTAATAATTGGTGAATATAAAAAAGTAATAAACGAATTATTAGAAAAATAA
- the tsf gene encoding translation elongation factor Ts, which produces MESTVKITAAEVNKLRQATGAGMMDCKKALVEAQGDFDKAIEVLRKKGQKVAEKRADRDSSEGAAISKINADQTQGVAIVLGCETDFVGKNENFIALANELAEIALNYNTKEDFLAGDFGGMTVADKLTEQTGVIGEKLDITAFEKLEAPFVGTYVHINKIAALVGLSSKVDNAETLVKDVAMQVASMGATTLSYKDFDPAFIASETEARIAVIEKDNIELGRLGKTLKNVPQFISMAQLTPEVLAKAEEDAKAELKAEGKPEQIWDRILPGKMERFISDNTTLDQEKCLLDQNFIKDEKINVAKYVTSYGDVEITGFKRASVG; this is translated from the coding sequence ATGGAATCTACAGTAAAAATTACAGCAGCAGAGGTAAACAAACTAAGACAAGCAACTGGTGCTGGTATGATGGATTGCAAAAAAGCTTTAGTTGAAGCTCAAGGCGATTTTGACAAAGCCATTGAAGTATTACGTAAAAAAGGACAAAAAGTAGCCGAAAAAAGAGCTGACAGAGATTCTTCTGAAGGTGCAGCTATTTCCAAAATTAATGCAGACCAAACTCAAGGGGTTGCTATCGTATTAGGTTGCGAAACTGATTTTGTTGGTAAAAATGAAAATTTTATAGCATTAGCAAATGAATTAGCTGAAATTGCTTTAAACTATAATACAAAAGAAGATTTTTTAGCTGGTGATTTTGGAGGCATGACCGTTGCAGATAAACTAACTGAACAAACTGGTGTTATTGGTGAAAAACTAGACATCACTGCTTTTGAAAAATTAGAAGCTCCTTTTGTTGGAACTTATGTGCATATCAATAAAATTGCTGCATTAGTAGGTTTATCTTCGAAAGTAGATAACGCTGAGACATTAGTTAAAGACGTAGCTATGCAAGTAGCTTCTATGGGAGCAACTACTTTATCTTATAAAGATTTCGATCCTGCGTTTATTGCTTCAGAAACAGAAGCTAGAATTGCAGTTATTGAAAAAGATAATATTGAATTAGGTCGTTTAGGTAAAACACTTAAAAATGTACCTCAGTTTATTTCTATGGCACAATTAACTCCTGAGGTTTTAGCTAAAGCTGAAGAAGATGCTAAAGCTGAATTAAAAGCTGAAGGTAAGCCAGAACAAATCTGGGATAGAATTTTACCAGGGAAAATGGAGCGTTTTATTTCTGATAACACAACTCTTGATCAAGAAAAATGTTTATTAGATCAAAACTTCATTAAAGATGAAAAGATAAATGTTGCTAAATATGTAACATCTTACGGCGATGTTGAAATCACAGGTTTCAAACGTGCTTCTGTAGGGTAA
- the rpsB gene encoding 30S ribosomal protein S2: MAVEVKELLEAGVHFGHLTRKWDPNMAPYVYMERNGIHIINLYKTAAKIDEAGAALSKIANSGRKILFVATKKQAKDIVAEKAGSINMPYITERWPGGMLTNFVTIRKAVKKMASIDRMKKDGTFMTLSKKERLQVDRLRAKLEKNLGSINDMTRLPGALFVVDIKREHIAIKEAQKLNIPIFAMVDTNSDPRQVDYVIPANDDASKSIDKILTHVTASIANGLAERKAEKDATASATEAPKAKAKAAPAKDTPAKDAAPKAKAAPAKTVAAEEEE; this comes from the coding sequence ATGGCAGTAGAAGTAAAAGAATTACTTGAAGCAGGTGTACACTTCGGTCACCTTACACGTAAATGGGATCCAAACATGGCTCCTTACGTATATATGGAGCGCAACGGTATCCATATTATCAACCTTTATAAAACAGCGGCAAAAATTGATGAAGCAGGTGCTGCATTAAGCAAAATTGCTAATTCTGGTCGCAAAATTTTATTCGTTGCAACAAAAAAACAAGCAAAAGATATCGTAGCAGAAAAAGCTGGTTCTATTAACATGCCTTACATCACAGAGAGATGGCCAGGTGGTATGCTAACTAACTTTGTTACTATTAGAAAAGCTGTTAAAAAAATGGCTTCTATTGATAGAATGAAGAAAGATGGTACGTTTATGACGCTTTCTAAAAAAGAGCGTTTACAAGTAGATCGTTTAAGAGCTAAGTTAGAAAAAAACTTAGGTTCTATTAACGATATGACTCGTTTACCAGGCGCTTTATTTGTTGTAGATATTAAGCGTGAGCATATCGCGATTAAAGAAGCACAAAAATTAAACATTCCTATTTTTGCAATGGTAGATACCAACTCTGACCCACGTCAAGTTGATTATGTAATCCCTGCAAATGATGATGCTTCTAAATCAATTGATAAAATTTTAACTCACGTTACAGCTTCTATCGCTAATGGTTTAGCTGAACGCAAAGCAGAAAAAGATGCTACAGCGTCTGCTACTGAAGCTCCAAAGGCTAAAGCTAAAGCTGCTCCAGCTAAAGACACTCCGGCTAAAGATGCGGCTCCTAAGGCGAAAGCTGCTCCAGCTAAAACAGTTGCAGCCGAAGAAGAAGAATAA
- the rpsI gene encoding 30S ribosomal protein S9: MEVIHKIGRRKTAVARVYVAPGKGNITINKKDITSYFTTATLQYKVKQPLVMTNNDSNFDITVNVFGGGITGQAEAVRLAISRAMCELDAENRSTLKPEGLLTRDPRMVERKKFGQKKARKKFQFSKR, translated from the coding sequence ATGGAAGTAATTCACAAAATTGGTCGTAGAAAGACGGCTGTTGCTCGTGTGTATGTTGCCCCAGGAAAAGGGAACATCACGATTAATAAAAAAGACATAACGTCTTACTTTACTACTGCAACATTACAGTACAAAGTAAAACAACCTTTAGTTATGACTAACAATGATAGCAACTTTGATATTACAGTAAATGTATTTGGAGGAGGTATTACAGGTCAAGCAGAAGCTGTTCGTTTAGCTATATCTCGCGCCATGTGCGAATTAGATGCTGAAAACAGATCAACTTTAAAACCAGAAGGTTTATTAACTAGAGATCCAAGAATGGTGGAGCGTAAAAAATTCGGACAGAAAAAAGCGCGTAAGAAATTCCAATTCTCTAAACGTTAA
- the rplM gene encoding 50S ribosomal protein L13: MDTLSYKTISANKATVNKQWVLVDAEGQALGRLASKVAKLLRGKHKPNFTPHVDCGDNVIIINAEKISLSGNKWNDKTYIRHTGYPGGQRSLTATELFGKDPARVVEKSVKGMLPKNKLGADLFRNLNVVVGSAHTHEAQKPKTINLNEFK, translated from the coding sequence GTGGATACATTAAGCTACAAAACGATTTCAGCCAACAAGGCTACTGTAAACAAGCAGTGGGTTTTAGTTGATGCTGAAGGTCAAGCACTTGGTCGTCTCGCTTCTAAAGTCGCAAAACTTTTAAGAGGTAAGCACAAGCCAAACTTCACACCACATGTTGATTGCGGCGATAACGTTATTATTATCAATGCAGAAAAAATCAGCTTATCTGGAAACAAATGGAACGATAAAACGTACATTCGTCACACAGGTTATCCAGGTGGTCAAAGAAGTTTAACTGCTACAGAATTGTTTGGAAAAGACCCAGCAAGAGTGGTAGAAAAATCAGTAAAAGGAATGTTGCCTAAAAACAAATTAGGTGCAGATTTATTCCGTAATTTAAATGTTGTTGTTGGTTCAGCTCATACTCATGAAGCTCAAAAACCTAAAACAATTAACTTAAACGAATTCAAATAA
- a CDS encoding DUF3179 domain-containing protein, whose product MKKKVFYLFVCCSLLISCSSSNDASNYISPENSNNNNISGQWSIPISEVKDGGPGKDGIPSIDNPNFTTVNNANFLNDDDLVVGIVKGNQAKAYPHIILDWHEVVNDEIDNTFITLSYCPLTGTAFAWESKSNGAFTTFGVSGLLYNANLILYDRNTDSNWSQLGLECVNGQLINDKPKLIDVVETNWKTWRALYPNTEVLTTQTGFSRTYDTYPYGDYSTNNARFIFTPSITNSALPNKDRVYAIIDNNKSKVYQFSNFNNGHVIRETFNGTSYLIVGNEDLIYGFKLSIDHENLTFDYDFSSSGVFFKDNEGNKWSIFGKAIEGPRLGETLLGAKSVVSYWFAIAAFYPNPEIYTPQ is encoded by the coding sequence ATGAAAAAAAAAGTTTTTTACTTATTTGTATGTTGCTCGTTGCTAATTTCCTGTAGTAGCAGTAACGATGCTAGTAATTACATCTCTCCTGAGAATAGTAACAATAATAATATTTCTGGACAATGGTCAATACCTATTTCAGAAGTCAAAGACGGGGGCCCAGGTAAAGACGGCATTCCATCAATTGATAATCCTAATTTTACTACTGTCAATAATGCCAACTTTCTAAATGATGATGATCTTGTTGTCGGAATTGTAAAAGGTAACCAAGCAAAGGCTTATCCGCACATTATCTTAGATTGGCATGAAGTAGTTAACGACGAAATAGATAACACCTTTATCACTTTAAGTTATTGTCCATTAACTGGGACTGCTTTCGCTTGGGAAAGCAAAAGTAATGGAGCTTTTACCACTTTTGGTGTGTCTGGCTTGCTATACAATGCGAATCTTATATTATATGACAGGAATACAGATAGCAATTGGTCCCAATTAGGGCTTGAATGTGTAAACGGACAACTAATTAACGATAAGCCAAAATTAATTGATGTTGTAGAAACTAATTGGAAAACATGGAGAGCACTTTACCCAAATACAGAAGTTTTAACAACACAAACAGGTTTTTCAAGAACTTATGACACCTATCCTTACGGAGATTATTCAACAAATAATGCTCGATTCATATTTACACCTTCAATTACCAACTCTGCTTTACCTAATAAAGATCGTGTTTATGCAATTATAGATAATAACAAGTCTAAGGTCTATCAATTTTCAAACTTCAATAATGGGCACGTAATTAGAGAGACCTTTAACGGTACCAGCTATTTAATTGTAGGTAACGAAGATTTAATCTACGGATTTAAACTATCTATTGATCATGAAAATTTAACTTTTGATTACGATTTTAGTAGTTCTGGCGTTTTCTTTAAAGATAATGAAGGAAACAAATGGTCCATTTTCGGCAAAGCTATTGAAGGTCCGAGATTGGGAGAAACACTTTTAGGAGCGAAATCTGTTGTAAGCTATTGGTTTGCTATAGCGGCTTTTTACCCAAATCCAGAAATTTATACACCTCAATAA